The Bacteroidales bacterium genome window below encodes:
- a CDS encoding sigma-70 family RNA polymerase sigma factor, whose product MRQLKIVKQVTNRETPSLDKYLHEIGKVDLLTTEEEVELASRIRKGDHKALEKLIKANLRFVVSVSKQYQNQGLSLPDLINEGNLGLIKAAQRFDETRGFKFISYAVWWIRQSILQALAEQARIVRLPLNKIGSINKINRAFSDLEQRYEREPSVLEIAEMLEMATDDVKDAMKSASRHVSMDAPIKDDEESTLYDVLLSKDASSPDKGLLTDSLRREIERVLSILTYREANILRLYFGLDTKYQYTLEEIGQEFNLTRERVRQIKEKAIKRLKNATRCKLLKVYLG is encoded by the coding sequence ATGAGACAATTAAAAATTGTCAAACAAGTCACCAACCGTGAGACACCTTCGCTCGACAAGTATCTCCACGAAATAGGTAAAGTGGATTTGCTTACAACCGAAGAGGAAGTTGAACTCGCATCCCGCATTCGCAAGGGCGATCACAAAGCTCTTGAAAAGCTTATAAAAGCGAATCTCCGGTTCGTTGTCTCTGTGTCAAAACAATACCAGAACCAGGGACTAAGCCTGCCCGATCTGATTAATGAAGGCAACCTGGGACTTATTAAAGCCGCGCAACGTTTTGATGAAACACGGGGATTTAAATTCATTTCTTACGCCGTATGGTGGATCAGGCAATCGATATTGCAAGCCCTTGCCGAACAGGCAAGGATAGTAAGACTTCCACTCAATAAAATAGGTTCGATAAACAAAATCAACAGGGCTTTTTCTGATCTTGAACAACGTTATGAAAGGGAGCCATCTGTGCTTGAAATTGCCGAAATGCTTGAAATGGCGACTGATGATGTAAAAGATGCCATGAAAAGTGCCAGCAGGCATGTTTCAATGGATGCTCCAATTAAAGACGATGAAGAAAGCACACTTTATGATGTGCTACTAAGCAAAGATGCAAGCAGTCCGGACAAAGGCCTTCTTACCGATTCACTCCGACGTGAAATAGAAAGGGTCTTATCCATATTAACTTACCGTGAAGCCAATATCCTGCGACTTTATTTCGGACTGGACACCAAATATCAGTATACACTTGAGGAAATAGGCCAGGAGTTCAACCTCACCCGCGAAAGAGTCCGTCAAATCAAGGAAAAAGCGATCAAGCGACTGAAAAACGCAACCCGGTGCAAATTACTGAAGGTTTATTTAGGCTGA
- the rho gene encoding transcription termination factor Rho codes for MYDILELNKKLLPELKDIAKQLNVKKADLLRKQDLIYKILDQQAILATEAKKTEPSRPEPANHNAEMKRRGRRPRRPENEKSELVSEAKPSEPEYVAQPVAESQAAENTVVPVAASAPVAEKRADQPVQSNDKPKGNFFSRAFDNKRSPGDFRKRNDFRRFEKNQPRNDSFEKPVNDEYRAPKGPDFEELVPPEMEIEEQVIPAENDGEQQQQPAAAMPPESKPRYEQMKSFERKAQDKPSEFDGIITCQGVLEIMPDGYGFLRSSDYNYLNSPDDIYVSQSQIKLFGLKTGDTITGTIRPPKEGEKYFPLIKVIEINGRNPEFIRDRVPFDYLTPLFPNEKFTLVKPGVKTNLSARVVDMFAPIGKGQRGLIVAQPKTGKTILLQDIANAIAANHPEVYLIILLIDERPEEVTEMARNVNGEVVSSTFDEPAERHVRVANMVIEKAKRMVECGHDVVILLDSITRLARAFNTIAPASGKVLSGGVDSNALQKPKRFFGAARNIENGGSLTIIATALTDTGSKMDDVIFEEFKGTGNMELQLDRKLSNRRVYPSIDITASSTRREDLLLDKNFLNKIWVLRKYLTDMNSIEAMEFLRERLAKTDSNEEFLISMNGE; via the coding sequence ATGTATGATATTTTAGAGCTTAATAAAAAGCTTCTTCCTGAACTTAAGGATATAGCAAAGCAGTTAAATGTAAAAAAGGCAGACCTGCTGCGGAAACAGGACCTCATTTACAAAATTCTCGATCAACAGGCCATTCTGGCTACCGAAGCTAAAAAAACCGAGCCTTCAAGGCCCGAACCTGCCAATCATAATGCTGAAATGAAAAGGAGGGGTCGCAGGCCCCGCCGTCCTGAAAACGAAAAATCCGAACTTGTATCCGAAGCCAAGCCGAGTGAACCTGAATATGTAGCTCAGCCTGTTGCTGAATCTCAGGCTGCCGAAAATACGGTTGTACCTGTTGCTGCAAGTGCCCCGGTTGCAGAAAAAAGAGCTGATCAACCTGTACAGTCGAATGATAAACCCAAAGGAAATTTTTTCAGCAGGGCTTTTGATAATAAAAGATCACCGGGTGATTTCAGAAAAAGAAATGATTTCAGGCGCTTTGAAAAGAATCAGCCTAGGAATGATTCATTTGAAAAACCTGTGAATGATGAATACAGGGCTCCTAAAGGTCCAGATTTTGAAGAGCTTGTGCCACCTGAAATGGAAATCGAGGAACAAGTGATACCGGCAGAAAACGACGGCGAACAGCAACAACAACCTGCTGCTGCGATGCCTCCTGAATCCAAGCCCCGGTACGAACAGATGAAGTCGTTCGAAAGAAAAGCCCAGGATAAACCTTCAGAATTTGACGGTATAATCACCTGCCAGGGTGTTCTTGAAATAATGCCCGACGGTTATGGCTTCCTGAGATCGTCAGATTACAATTATCTTAATTCACCAGATGATATTTACGTTTCACAGTCGCAGATAAAACTTTTCGGGCTGAAAACAGGTGATACAATTACCGGTACAATCAGGCCTCCCAAAGAAGGAGAAAAATATTTCCCGCTCATCAAAGTAATCGAAATCAATGGTCGCAATCCCGAGTTTATTCGTGACCGTGTACCTTTTGATTATCTTACTCCACTTTTCCCCAACGAAAAGTTCACGCTTGTTAAACCCGGTGTAAAAACAAATCTGTCAGCCCGTGTTGTTGACATGTTTGCTCCTATCGGCAAAGGTCAGCGTGGTCTCATCGTTGCTCAGCCCAAAACGGGTAAAACTATTCTTCTCCAGGATATAGCCAATGCAATCGCTGCAAACCATCCCGAAGTCTATCTCATTATCCTCCTTATCGACGAGCGTCCTGAAGAGGTTACTGAAATGGCAAGAAATGTAAACGGCGAAGTGGTTTCTTCAACTTTCGATGAACCGGCTGAACGACATGTGAGAGTGGCTAACATGGTTATTGAAAAAGCAAAGCGCATGGTTGAATGCGGCCATGATGTGGTTATCCTTCTTGATTCAATTACCCGTCTGGCCAGAGCCTTCAACACCATTGCGCCAGCATCGGGCAAGGTACTTTCAGGAGGTGTTGATTCAAATGCACTCCAGAAACCCAAGAGATTTTTCGGGGCAGCCCGAAATATCGAAAACGGTGGTTCACTCACCATTATCGCCACCGCACTTACCGATACCGGTTCGAAAATGGACGACGTTATCTTTGAGGAATTCAAGGGTACCGGTAATATGGAGCTCCAGCTCGACCGTAAACTGTCGAACAGAAGAGTTTACCCTTCAATCGACATCACTGCTTCAAGTACACGTCGCGAAGACCTGCTGCTTGATAAGAACTTCCTGAACAAGATCTGGGTGCTCAGAAAGTACCTGACCGATATGAACTCCATCGAAGCAATGGAATTCCTGCGGGAACGACTTGCCAAGACCGACTCCAACGAGGAGTTCCTGATATCCATGAATGGCGAATAA
- the nifJ gene encoding pyruvate:ferredoxin (flavodoxin) oxidoreductase: MTTKKNFVTCDGNYAASHVAYMFSEVAAIYPITPSSTMAEYVDEWAANGKKNMFGEEVRVLEMQSEAGAAGALHGVLQSGSLGSTFTCSQGLLLMIPNMYKMAGELLPAVFHVSARALAAQALSIFGDHSDVMATRQTGFAMLATSSVQEVMDLAAVAHLSAIKSRVPFLHFFDGFRTSAEIQKIEVLEMEDLAKLVDQKSLKEFRDRALNPDHPVTRGTAQNPDVYFQSREASNPFYEALPEIVEGYMKEMSKLTGRDYTPFKYYGAPDAENIIIAMGSVTETTREVVDYLNAKGAKTGLVTVHLYRPFSAKRLLSVIPASVKRITVLDRCKEPGANGEPLYLDVKDVFYGTPNPPMILGGRYGLSSKDTTPIQIITVFENMAEKQPKMHFTVGIEDDVTNLSLPVKPEISISEKGTFEAKFYGLGSDGTVGANKNSIKIIGDSTDKYAQAYFAYDSKKSGGITTSHLRFGDKPIRSPYLVSTPDFVACHVPAYLEKYDMLKGIKTGGTFLLNSIWDAEETKKMLPDNVKKILAEKKINFYIINATRIAEEIGLGNRTNTIMQSAFFKIANVIPFEDAMGQMKKAVIKTFGRKGEEIVNMNIASIDRGSNVTKVDVPAEWANIVVKPKADTRNIPDFVKNVVEPMNNMKGDDLKVSAFKGREDGTFPAGTTVYEKRGIAVNVPEWIDSSCIQCNQCAYVCPHAAIRPFLLDEKELAGAPEGTKTLKTIGKGFEGLQYRIQVSTLDCTGCGVCAEVCTSKEKSLVMKPLASQTAEIGRWNYMTEHVTYKDNLVEVDKSVKNSQFAEPLFQFSGACGGCGETPYIKLITQLFGDRMIVANATGCSSIYGGSAPSTPYAANKLGKGPAWANSLFEDNAEYGLGIALGADKQMKKIAHIMQQAINNNPGLSESTIAVFKEWLESTTDAKLSKAASQKVIEALSKENNPIAKTILELKQYLVKKSIWVFGGDGWAYDIGYGGLDHVLASGENVNVLVVDTEVYSNTGGQASKSTPIGAVAKFAASGKRVRKKDLGAMAMTYGYVYVAQVAMGASQNQYLKALREAEAYPGPSLIIAYAPCINHGLRSGMDKSQEEQKRAVDSGYWHLYRYNPLLEKEGRNPFELDSKEPDWSKFQEFLNSEVRYTSLKKAFPKEADELFRAAEENAKWRYNGYKRLASMDFSTQAK, from the coding sequence ATGACCACTAAGAAAAATTTTGTAACTTGTGACGGTAATTATGCTGCCTCTCATGTAGCTTACATGTTCAGTGAAGTTGCAGCTATTTACCCCATTACCCCTTCCTCGACCATGGCCGAATACGTTGACGAATGGGCAGCCAATGGCAAAAAGAATATGTTCGGTGAAGAGGTAAGGGTTCTCGAAATGCAATCCGAAGCCGGTGCTGCCGGTGCTCTGCACGGTGTGCTGCAGTCAGGATCGCTGGGTTCCACTTTTACCTGCTCACAGGGATTGTTACTGATGATTCCAAATATGTATAAAATGGCCGGTGAATTATTGCCTGCCGTTTTCCATGTTTCAGCGAGAGCCCTTGCAGCCCAGGCACTGTCAATTTTCGGTGATCATAGTGATGTGATGGCTACACGCCAAACCGGATTTGCCATGCTGGCTACAAGCAGTGTTCAGGAAGTAATGGACCTTGCAGCCGTTGCACACCTGTCAGCTATAAAATCAAGAGTTCCTTTCCTTCATTTCTTTGACGGATTCAGAACTTCCGCAGAGATTCAGAAAATTGAGGTGCTTGAAATGGAAGATCTTGCCAAACTGGTAGATCAGAAATCATTGAAAGAATTCAGGGACAGGGCCTTGAATCCCGATCATCCTGTTACCCGCGGAACAGCTCAGAATCCTGACGTTTATTTCCAGAGCAGGGAAGCATCAAACCCTTTTTATGAAGCTCTTCCCGAGATCGTTGAAGGCTATATGAAGGAAATGTCAAAACTTACAGGTCGCGACTATACTCCTTTTAAGTATTATGGTGCCCCGGATGCTGAAAATATAATCATTGCAATGGGTTCGGTTACTGAAACCACCCGCGAAGTTGTTGACTATCTTAATGCAAAGGGTGCCAAAACCGGTTTGGTTACAGTTCACCTCTACCGTCCGTTCTCTGCAAAACGTCTGCTCAGTGTAATCCCGGCATCCGTGAAACGGATTACCGTTCTTGACCGCTGCAAGGAACCCGGTGCAAACGGCGAACCCCTTTATCTTGATGTAAAAGATGTATTCTATGGAACTCCGAATCCACCGATGATCCTCGGTGGCCGTTACGGATTGAGTTCAAAGGATACCACACCGATACAGATCATCACCGTGTTTGAAAACATGGCTGAAAAACAGCCCAAAATGCACTTCACGGTGGGTATCGAGGATGATGTTACTAATCTTTCATTACCTGTTAAGCCTGAAATCAGCATTTCAGAAAAAGGCACATTCGAAGCTAAATTCTATGGTCTTGGTTCCGACGGTACTGTAGGTGCCAATAAGAATTCTATTAAGATTATCGGTGATTCAACTGATAAGTATGCTCAGGCTTATTTTGCTTACGATTCAAAGAAATCGGGCGGTATTACCACATCTCACCTGCGTTTTGGCGATAAGCCCATCCGCTCGCCTTACCTGGTAAGCACACCCGACTTTGTTGCATGCCATGTGCCTGCATATCTCGAAAAATATGATATGCTCAAGGGCATTAAGACAGGAGGCACTTTCCTTTTGAACAGCATCTGGGATGCTGAGGAAACAAAAAAGATGCTTCCGGATAATGTAAAGAAAATTCTCGCCGAAAAGAAAATAAATTTCTATATCATCAATGCCACAAGGATTGCTGAGGAAATTGGTCTGGGCAATCGCACCAACACCATCATGCAATCAGCATTCTTCAAAATTGCGAACGTTATTCCGTTTGAAGATGCCATGGGACAGATGAAAAAGGCCGTTATCAAGACCTTTGGACGTAAAGGTGAGGAAATAGTTAACATGAATATTGCTTCAATCGATCGCGGAAGCAATGTAACAAAGGTTGACGTTCCCGCTGAATGGGCTAACATAGTGGTTAAGCCGAAAGCCGACACCCGCAACATTCCTGACTTTGTTAAGAATGTAGTTGAGCCGATGAATAATATGAAGGGCGATGATCTTAAGGTCAGCGCTTTCAAAGGCCGTGAAGACGGTACATTCCCTGCAGGCACCACCGTTTATGAAAAACGCGGGATTGCTGTGAACGTTCCTGAATGGATTGATTCATCCTGTATTCAGTGTAACCAGTGTGCTTATGTTTGTCCCCACGCTGCTATCAGGCCTTTCCTTCTTGATGAAAAGGAACTTGCCGGTGCCCCTGAAGGTACAAAAACTCTGAAAACCATTGGTAAAGGTTTTGAAGGTCTTCAGTACCGCATCCAGGTGAGCACTCTCGATTGTACAGGTTGCGGCGTTTGTGCCGAGGTATGTACATCAAAAGAAAAATCACTTGTTATGAAACCGCTGGCTTCACAGACAGCCGAGATAGGCCGCTGGAACTATATGACCGAACATGTTACCTACAAGGATAACCTTGTTGAAGTGGACAAATCGGTTAAAAACAGCCAGTTTGCCGAACCGTTGTTCCAGTTCTCCGGGGCTTGCGGTGGCTGTGGTGAAACACCTTACATAAAGCTTATCACCCAGTTGTTCGGTGACCGGATGATTGTTGCCAATGCAACAGGTTGCTCATCAATCTACGGTGGTTCTGCTCCTTCCACACCTTACGCTGCCAACAAACTTGGCAAAGGTCCGGCCTGGGCAAACTCACTGTTTGAGGACAATGCCGAATACGGCCTTGGTATAGCTCTGGGAGCCGACAAGCAAATGAAGAAAATCGCCCATATTATGCAGCAGGCGATTAACAATAATCCTGGTCTGTCTGAATCAACAATAGCTGTATTTAAAGAATGGCTTGAATCAACGACAGATGCAAAATTGTCGAAGGCAGCATCACAAAAGGTTATTGAAGCCCTTTCAAAGGAGAATAACCCGATTGCCAAAACCATTCTCGAACTGAAACAGTACCTTGTTAAGAAATCGATATGGGTATTCGGCGGTGACGGTTGGGCATATGATATTGGTTACGGCGGACTTGACCACGTACTGGCATCAGGTGAAAATGTAAATGTGCTGGTTGTGGATACCGAAGTATATTCCAATACAGGAGGTCAGGCTTCCAAATCAACACCTATCGGCGCAGTGGCAAAATTTGCTGCTTCCGGTAAACGCGTGAGAAAGAAAGATCTCGGCGCTATGGCTATGACTTACGGCTACGTTTATGTGGCACAGGTTGCCATGGGTGCAAGCCAGAACCAGTATCTCAAAGCTCTTCGCGAAGCAGAAGCTTATCCCGGTCCTTCACTTATCATTGCCTATGCACCCTGTATCAATCACGGTCTGCGTTCAGGCATGGACAAATCACAGGAAGAACAGAAACGTGCGGTTGATTCCGGATACTGGCACCTCTACAGGTATAATCCGCTTCTTGAAAAAGAAGGCAGGAATCCGTTTGAACTGGATTCAAAGGAACCCGACTGGTCAAAATTCCAGGAATTCCTTAACAGCGAAGTACGTTATACTTCACTTAAGAAAGCCTTCCCCAAGGAAGCCGACGAGTTGTTCAGGGCAGCCGAAGAAAATGCCAAATGGCGTTATAACGGCTACAAACGACTTGCTTCGATGGATTTTAGTACACAGGCAAAGTAA
- the ruvX gene encoding Holliday junction resolvase RuvX: MGRILAIDYGQKRTGLAVTDPLQIIANSIGTLPSAEVMSFLAKYTVSEKVDAFVVGYPRQMNNTLSESVKFIDPFIASLKKAFPGITVYLMDERFTSKMAVQTMIAGGVKKKDRQNKSLIDSISATIILQSFMEQKERREERGESQK, translated from the coding sequence TTGGGAAGGATCCTGGCAATCGATTACGGACAAAAAAGAACGGGACTTGCAGTGACCGACCCTTTGCAGATCATAGCCAACAGCATTGGCACCCTACCTTCTGCAGAGGTCATGTCTTTTCTTGCTAAGTATACCGTTTCGGAAAAGGTGGATGCGTTTGTTGTCGGCTATCCCCGCCAAATGAACAATACACTGTCAGAATCTGTTAAGTTCATTGATCCGTTCATAGCCTCACTGAAAAAGGCTTTCCCGGGTATTACAGTATATCTGATGGATGAACGTTTTACATCAAAAATGGCTGTTCAAACTATGATAGCGGGTGGTGTGAAAAAGAAAGACCGCCAGAATAAAAGCCTAATCGATTCAATAAGCGCCACTATCATTTTGCAGTCCTTCATGGAACAAAAAGAGAGAAGAGAGGAGAGAGGGGAGTCCCAGAAATGA
- the def gene encoding peptide deformylase, which yields MIYPIVVYGSPILRQVARDITAEEYPNLKTLVSDMFDTMHKSDGMGLAAPQIGKSIRIFVVDATSLADEDPALADFKKAFINPKLELLGEETIIMNEGCLSIPKIREDVDRSNKVKITYFDEDWNRYEEEYEGLKARVIQHEYDHLEGVLFIDKISPLRRKLLKGKLNDITRLKVDNLPYKIKVIK from the coding sequence ATGATCTATCCCATAGTAGTATACGGTTCTCCCATACTCAGGCAGGTTGCCCGTGATATCACTGCCGAAGAATACCCGAATCTGAAAACACTGGTTTCCGATATGTTTGATACTATGCATAAATCAGATGGAATGGGACTTGCCGCACCTCAAATCGGGAAATCGATACGGATTTTCGTGGTGGATGCCACGTCACTGGCAGATGAAGACCCTGCCCTGGCCGATTTCAAAAAAGCTTTTATTAATCCTAAGCTTGAATTACTGGGTGAAGAAACAATTATTATGAATGAGGGATGCCTTAGTATACCTAAAATCCGCGAGGATGTCGACAGGAGCAACAAGGTTAAGATAACCTATTTTGATGAGGACTGGAATCGATATGAAGAGGAGTATGAAGGACTGAAAGCACGGGTTATCCAGCATGAATATGACCATCTCGAAGGTGTGCTGTTTATCGACAAGATCAGCCCCTTACGCAGAAAACTCCTGAAAGGCAAATTGAATGATATCACCCGGCTGAAGGTGGATAATCTGCCGTATAAGATTAAAGTGATAAAGTGA
- a CDS encoding dihydroorotate dehydrogenase-like protein, whose amino-acid sequence MVDLKTKYLGIELKNPVILGASNLVTKLDNVKRAEQAGVAAIVYKSLFEEQIQLESAQLNDELEEYNERNAESTKLFPTIEHAGPEEHLLSVRKVKESVGIPVIASLNAIYKESWGEYAQLLEQTGVDALELNFFYVPRETETDGRDVTNLQLDVLKEVLAKVKIPVSVKLSPFYANPLNIIYKMDKAGVSGFVLFNRLFQPDIDIEKQEHFSPFNLSNPEDHKLSLRFAGLVYGTIQGSICANTGIYSGSDAVKMLLAGADCVEIVSTVYKNKIEYISTIIRDIEAWMESKRYGKIEDFKGKLSNKKTNDPFVYKRAQYIDLLLKSEQIFKRYPVI is encoded by the coding sequence ATGGTTGATTTAAAAACAAAGTACCTGGGGATTGAACTAAAAAATCCCGTAATTCTTGGTGCAAGTAATCTTGTAACCAAACTTGACAATGTAAAACGTGCAGAACAGGCAGGTGTAGCTGCAATCGTTTACAAATCGCTTTTTGAAGAACAGATACAGCTCGAATCAGCTCAGCTGAACGATGAACTGGAAGAATATAACGAACGGAATGCTGAAAGCACCAAGCTTTTCCCGACAATTGAGCATGCAGGCCCCGAAGAACATTTGTTAAGCGTTCGCAAAGTGAAAGAAAGTGTCGGCATTCCGGTAATTGCCAGTTTGAATGCTATTTATAAAGAATCATGGGGTGAATACGCCCAGCTTCTTGAGCAAACCGGTGTAGATGCCCTTGAGCTGAATTTCTTTTACGTGCCGCGTGAAACAGAAACCGACGGACGCGATGTCACCAATCTCCAGCTTGATGTGTTGAAGGAAGTTCTTGCCAAAGTAAAAATTCCTGTGAGCGTTAAGTTGAGTCCGTTTTACGCAAATCCTCTGAATATCATTTATAAGATGGATAAGGCCGGAGTAAGCGGTTTTGTTTTATTCAACCGTCTTTTCCAGCCCGACATCGATATTGAAAAACAGGAGCATTTTTCTCCGTTCAACCTGAGCAACCCTGAAGATCATAAACTGAGCCTGCGGTTTGCAGGACTTGTTTACGGAACAATCCAGGGATCTATTTGTGCTAATACAGGTATTTACAGCGGATCGGACGCTGTTAAAATGCTTCTGGCCGGTGCCGATTGTGTTGAGATCGTAAGTACCGTTTATAAGAACAAGATCGAATATATTTCAACGATCATCAGGGATATCGAAGCCTGGATGGAGTCGAAAAGATACGGTAAGATCGAGGATTTCAAAGGAAAACTTTCGAATAAGAAAACGAATGATCCGTTTGTTTACAAACGTGCACAGTATATCGATCTTTTACTTAAATCAGAGCAGATTTTTAAGAGATACCCTGTGATATAG
- a CDS encoding ComEC/Rec2 family competence protein, which produces MELSLVISRRPFLKLLFWFMSGIYTSLLFGYLDAIYLIVLVFTGITLFVICCARPGFHTHWQSGLIAGLILFLAGALSMQLTNRAHQKIAAGCYNDLALVEIRDAVSITDKSVKSTAVIHYRIKNRAMIRDGQRIIVVFEKDSSSIVLKPGTVLLCKTDIRNISPPSNPFEFDYRKYMARKGVFNQAYLKSGTWRLFQQYKTFSPRVEALKIQQEILNQYRKIGLNNTYYSILSALTLGYKNDLEASTKHVFSETGVMHVMALSGFNVAVLVYAAGFLLFFTSWIKGGKLLKIAVILFLIWLFAFVTGLSPSVVRAAVMLSFVLTGNAISRRINTANILFISAFVMLAFSPSLITDISFQLSFAAVLGIIVFYPFFNRLNPFKNKMFQRIWQMFSVSCAAQFSTLPLTLYYFHQFPVYFWITNLFVIPLASCIICASGVYLLVSFFKPAALVAGKALTLLLKVLFGSLLLTEKLPFSVIENISVDFMQACIIAVFLILLAILMGHPKKHFLFVTAGCFVFFLLVTGMARSDSSSHDVLLIGKLRNHSVIHLITRNKCTVICDEPDKISETAMNYAFTGFRIHYRVAGNLSYLSGEQPFGYRSSFLGKNKLFRAGDKTVLLLNDSSILKWQAAIPLDIDVLIVTGSCDASDMIFTLFRPGIVITDSSVDYRQRSAWEKLCGKNGFEFYDVNRDGAYLLESI; this is translated from the coding sequence ATGGAATTATCCCTTGTTATCAGCAGAAGGCCATTTCTGAAGCTGCTTTTCTGGTTCATGAGCGGCATTTATACATCACTTCTATTCGGATACCTGGATGCCATCTATCTTATCGTCCTGGTTTTTACCGGAATAACCCTTTTCGTCATATGTTGTGCACGGCCTGGATTCCATACACACTGGCAATCGGGACTGATAGCAGGCTTAATATTGTTCCTTGCAGGTGCCCTTTCGATGCAACTAACCAACAGGGCCCATCAAAAGATTGCTGCCGGCTGTTACAACGATCTGGCTTTAGTTGAAATCCGTGATGCCGTTAGTATTACAGATAAATCGGTTAAATCAACTGCCGTTATCCATTATCGTATTAAAAACCGGGCAATGATACGCGACGGGCAGCGCATTATTGTAGTTTTTGAGAAGGACTCTTCTTCAATTGTCCTCAAGCCGGGAACTGTATTACTTTGTAAAACAGATATCAGAAACATTTCTCCTCCTTCAAACCCTTTTGAATTTGATTACAGGAAATACATGGCTCGCAAAGGAGTGTTTAACCAGGCATATCTGAAGTCAGGAACCTGGAGGCTTTTTCAACAATACAAAACATTTTCTCCCCGCGTTGAGGCACTTAAAATTCAGCAGGAAATACTTAATCAATACAGGAAAATCGGATTGAACAACACGTACTACAGTATTCTTTCGGCTTTGACACTCGGATATAAAAATGACCTTGAAGCGTCAACAAAGCATGTGTTTTCTGAAACCGGGGTTATGCATGTAATGGCACTTTCAGGTTTCAATGTGGCTGTGCTGGTCTATGCGGCTGGATTTCTATTATTCTTTACATCCTGGATCAAAGGTGGTAAATTATTAAAAATTGCCGTCATTCTTTTTTTGATATGGCTGTTTGCCTTTGTTACCGGTTTATCACCCTCAGTGGTTAGGGCAGCTGTAATGCTGTCTTTTGTGCTTACAGGTAATGCCATTTCCAGGCGGATTAATACGGCAAATATCCTGTTTATTTCGGCTTTTGTGATGCTTGCCTTCTCCCCCTCACTGATCACCGATATCAGCTTTCAGTTGTCGTTTGCAGCTGTTCTGGGCATTATTGTATTTTATCCATTCTTTAACAGGCTGAATCCATTCAAAAACAAAATGTTTCAACGTATATGGCAAATGTTCTCGGTATCATGCGCGGCCCAATTTTCCACTCTGCCTCTGACACTATATTATTTTCACCAGTTTCCGGTATATTTCTGGATTACCAACCTGTTTGTCATACCTCTTGCTTCATGCATTATCTGCGCATCGGGGGTTTATCTCCTCGTTTCCTTTTTTAAGCCTGCCGCACTTGTGGCAGGAAAAGCCCTGACACTGCTATTGAAGGTACTCTTCGGAAGTTTATTGCTCACTGAAAAGCTGCCCTTTTCAGTTATTGAAAATATTTCGGTTGATTTCATGCAGGCATGTATAATTGCAGTGTTTCTCATCCTGCTGGCCATCCTGATGGGCCATCCTAAAAAGCATTTTTTATTTGTAACGGCAGGGTGTTTTGTTTTTTTTCTGCTGGTTACAGGAATGGCCCGTTCGGATTCATCCAGTCATGATGTCCTGCTTATCGGCAAGTTGAGGAACCACTCTGTTATCCACTTAATCACCCGGAATAAGTGTACAGTAATTTGTGATGAACCTGATAAAATCAGTGAGACGGCTATGAATTATGCCTTCACCGGTTTCCGGATTCATTACAGGGTTGCCGGCAATCTTTCGTATTTATCCGGTGAGCAACCTTTCGGATACCGGTCTTCTTTCCTGGGAAAAAACAAACTCTTTCGGGCAGGTGATAAAACCGTGCTGCTGCTTAATGACAGTTCAATATTGAAATGGCAGGCAGCAATACCCCTGGATATTGATGTTTTGATTGTAACAGGAAGTTGTGATGCATCCGATATGATTTTTACATTATTCAGGCCTGGTATAGTAATAACCGATTCATCAGTGGATTACAGGCAAAGAAGTGCCTGGGAAAAGCTGTGCGGTAAAAATGGTTTTGAATTTTATGATGTAAACCGGGATGGGGCTTACCTGCTTGAATCAATCTAA